Below is a genomic region from Rhododendron vialii isolate Sample 1 chromosome 5a, ASM3025357v1.
tgatcgaaattatagtaacttagccAATTTGTCCCTGGGGATCGACAttcggtcttgaccactattctacggagtagtagttaacttcaagtttttataaatatatttttgacacggaactaCGCGGTCAATGCGCTCTTAGCGTTGTTTTGGACGCGGGTGGTGAGATTGAATCCCCCTGTTGAACAAAACCATAGTCATTATCTCACTATTTGCAGAGACTCTAGGAAGCTCATCCATCTGCCTCTGCCTATCGGGTATTTTGGCAATGCATTACATATCTCACGACTGTCGTTGGATACAGAAGCATTACAGAGTTGGGGGTTGGAATGCGTGGTGGGGATAGTGCATAACCATGTGGCGAGCGTCGAAGAAGAAGAGCTGTGCTCGGTTATGGATTGTTTCGAACGGGAGAAAGTAGAGGAGCTGGAGCGATACGAGCAACCGTTTGTGATGTATGGCCCTGAACTAACATGCGTTAGCCTGGAACACATGATCATTCCAGGCGGTCCCAAGGGGAGTACTACTACGTGCG
It encodes:
- the LOC131327804 gene encoding uncharacterized protein LOC131327804, with the translated sequence MDIILLVIARGRSCHYLTICRDSRKLIHLPLPIGYFGNALHISRLSLDTEALQSWGLECVVGIVHNHVASVEEEELCSVMDCFEREKVEELERYEQPRSQGEYYYVRVAMFRKDEKAVHVSYHVGNVEGEGLITVMPSPKGGLGRTVTVTLPVDQIAKLCKDEAVLDLDPTMLMNGKR